AAAGGGCAGTCCTGAAGGGGGTCTGAAAGCCTTGTAAATAAGGGCCTTTAGGGGAAACAAATAGGAACGGAGAACAACCGCCCCGTTAGAATCTCACCCCCTTTAAACTGTTATTTCTACTCGATTTCCATCTGAATCAAGCACACAGCTTTCAAAATACCCATCGCCTGTGGTTTGCGGTTCGCTTACAATTGTATATTCATCAGATCGTAGCTTTTCAGTAATTTCAACCACCTTTTCTTTACTACCAACTGATATGGCAAGGTGAATAATTCCTTCATATTGTATCTTGGAATCATTTAAATTGCTAGGTATTGATGGCATTTTCATTATTTCAAGACGAGCACCATTATCAAAAGATAGAAAATATGACTCAAAATCATTTAACTCATTACGATATTTATTCCCTGCTATACAGTTAAAATATTTAGTATAGAATCTTTTTAAACGCTCTAGATCCCCTGTCCAGATTGCAACATGTTCAATTCTCATAACTTACCTCCTCGTATAATAACAAGAAAAGACAAGGGGACGTTTCGCTTGTCATATTTCAAGAATATATATTTACCTTATTGAATCACCAACAACAGTTAAAAGAATTAGTCTTTTTCAATTTTTCTACACCTTAATATTAATACGACAAAAGATTTAAAAAACCCTTCTTATTTTAAAATAATATTATTTTCCTCCAATTCTTCATCAATCTCCGTATGATGGGGTGGAAATTCTCCACACCCCCTAGTGGAATTATTCCACACTAACAGCAACAAGTAAGAACAGTAACAAATAGAACAGCAACAACATTGGGGTGTAATTTTTTCCCTGCTGTTGTTGCCGTTAATTTTAAAAAATTAAAAGAGAAGAAAAACCGCCTTACTATTTTTAATTTTCTATTTATTGAAATTAAACCTTAGTTGAGGATTTTCTTTTTGAACTAATTTTAACACTATTTTTACAAATTCCTCTGCTGTTTTC
The genomic region above belongs to Caldisericota bacterium and contains:
- a CDS encoding VOC family protein, with the protein product MRIEHVAIWTGDLERLKRFYTKYFNCIAGNKYRNELNDFESYFLSFDNGARLEIMKMPSIPSNLNDSKIQYEGIIHLAISVGSKEKVVEITEKLRSDEYTIVSEPQTTGDGYFESCVLDSDGNRVEITV